One genomic window of Wenzhouxiangella sp. XN201 includes the following:
- the murB gene encoding UDP-N-acetylmuramate dehydrogenase, whose translation MPHSSAPEIRSNVDLSGLSSFRLPARAAELVVLDTPEQLEALPASDAPELVLGGGTNTLFIGDFPGRIILNRMRGLRFRRDGDSVLVTAAAGENWHALVRRCLDRGLYGIENLVMIPGSVGAAPMQNIGAYGVELSDLFERLTARDRLHDRWVTLERDACHFGYRDSRFKSFDRDRFLITEVTLRLSQTFRPNTGYASLAGELERLKIKQPSVRQLAAAVMRLRRHRLPDPARLPNAGSFFKNPVVARTQADELLAEHPELPHWPMPEGRVKLAAGWLIETLGWRGQSVGDIGVYRNHALVLVNHGRGSGDELLALIDAVRRSVHEHFGISLEAEPQLVGIPTSSDLNTGPASIPDPLEQRE comes from the coding sequence ATGCCCCACAGCAGCGCGCCTGAGATCCGGTCGAATGTCGACCTCAGCGGCCTGAGCAGCTTCAGGCTGCCGGCCCGCGCCGCCGAGCTGGTCGTGCTCGACACCCCCGAGCAACTCGAGGCCCTGCCCGCTTCCGACGCGCCCGAACTGGTACTCGGCGGCGGCACCAACACCCTTTTCATCGGCGATTTTCCCGGCCGCATCATCCTCAATCGCATGCGCGGCCTGCGTTTTCGCCGCGACGGCGACTCGGTGCTGGTCACCGCCGCGGCCGGCGAGAACTGGCATGCACTGGTCCGTCGCTGCCTCGATCGGGGCCTGTACGGCATCGAGAACCTGGTCATGATCCCCGGCTCGGTCGGCGCGGCACCCATGCAAAACATCGGCGCCTACGGCGTCGAATTGTCCGACCTGTTCGAACGGTTGACCGCCCGCGATCGCCTGCATGATCGCTGGGTCACGCTGGAGCGCGATGCATGTCATTTCGGCTATCGCGACAGCCGCTTCAAGTCCTTCGACCGTGATCGCTTCCTGATTACCGAAGTGACGCTCAGGCTGTCGCAAACGTTCCGGCCGAATACCGGCTACGCCAGCCTGGCCGGAGAGTTGGAGCGCCTCAAGATCAAGCAGCCCTCAGTGCGCCAGCTGGCCGCCGCCGTGATGCGGCTCAGGCGCCATCGCTTGCCCGACCCGGCCCGGCTGCCCAACGCCGGCAGCTTCTTCAAGAACCCGGTTGTCGCCCGAACGCAGGCCGACGAACTGCTGGCCGAGCACCCCGAACTACCGCACTGGCCGATGCCCGAAGGCCGCGTCAAGCTGGCCGCCGGCTGGCTGATCGAAACGCTGGGCTGGCGGGGACAATCCGTTGGCGATATCGGCGTCTACCGCAATCACGCTCTGGTACTGGTCAACCACGGCCGGGGCAGCGGCGACGAGTTGCTCGCACTGATCGATGCCGTGCGCCGATCCGTACACGAGCATTTCGGTATTTCGCTCGAAGCCGAACCCCAGTTGGTCGGAATACCCACCTCATCCGACTTGAATACCGGCCCGGCGTCCATCCCTGACCCACTCGAACAGCGGGAGTGA
- a CDS encoding DUF2157 domain-containing protein: MSQGNGPPQDQAAAHRQEAQSRADRIQAFRDELCQLEAEGAVALDTEIRQSIDLHHDRLLAEMAERFDIDTDGSGRQLSLGMRIASLIGALALSAAVFFFFYQIWGFLITPLQVGLLITAPILAILSADWMARRERTHYLTSLLALVALACFVLNLSMLGQIFNIAPDRTAFLVWSLFALLLAYAWGLKLVLVAALACLAGYVSATLGAWGGMYWLSFGQRPEDFLIAGLLITVPGWLQRLPRSEFAPVYRVFGLLMAFISVLIMSFWGEGSYLPLAPAIVEGSYQVLGFVGSAGVIWLGIRRADGKLFHLGATFFVLFLYTKVFDWWWDWLPKWLFFLVVGLIAIGVLFGLGRLRHSRREAST, encoded by the coding sequence TTGAGCCAAGGCAACGGACCACCGCAGGATCAGGCTGCTGCCCATCGGCAGGAAGCCCAGTCGCGCGCCGATCGCATCCAGGCCTTTCGCGACGAACTGTGCCAGCTCGAGGCCGAAGGCGCGGTCGCGCTGGACACCGAGATTCGTCAATCCATCGACCTACACCACGATCGGCTGCTGGCGGAGATGGCCGAGCGCTTCGACATCGATACCGACGGATCCGGTCGGCAGCTCTCCCTGGGCATGCGGATTGCTTCGCTGATCGGTGCGCTGGCGCTGTCCGCGGCGGTGTTCTTTTTCTTCTACCAGATCTGGGGCTTTTTGATCACACCACTCCAGGTTGGCCTGCTGATCACCGCCCCGATCCTGGCAATCCTGTCAGCCGACTGGATGGCCCGGCGCGAGCGCACCCACTACCTGACCTCCCTGCTGGCGCTGGTCGCGCTCGCCTGTTTCGTGCTCAATCTGAGCATGCTCGGCCAGATATTCAATATCGCTCCCGACCGCACGGCCTTCCTGGTGTGGAGCCTGTTCGCATTGCTCCTGGCCTATGCCTGGGGGCTGAAGCTGGTGCTGGTCGCTGCGCTGGCCTGCCTGGCCGGCTATGTTTCCGCCACCCTGGGGGCCTGGGGCGGCATGTACTGGCTGTCGTTCGGCCAACGGCCGGAGGATTTCCTGATTGCCGGCCTGCTGATCACCGTACCGGGCTGGCTGCAGCGCCTGCCGCGATCTGAATTCGCTCCGGTCTATCGCGTATTCGGACTGCTGATGGCGTTCATCAGTGTGCTGATCATGTCTTTCTGGGGCGAGGGCAGCTATCTGCCTCTCGCTCCGGCGATCGTCGAGGGCAGCTACCAGGTGCTGGGTTTCGTCGGCAGCGCCGGCGTCATCTGGCTCGGTATCCGGCGCGCCGACGGCAAGCTGTTTCATCTGGGTGCGACCTTCTTCGTGCTGTTTCTCTACACCAAGGTGTTCGACTGGTGGTGGGACTGGCTGCCCAAGTGGTTGTTCTTCCTGGTGGTCGGGCTGATCGCGATCGGGGTGCTGTTCGGCCTGGGTCGATTGCGGCACTCGCGCAGGGAAGCATCGACATGA
- the rsmD gene encoding 16S rRNA (guanine(966)-N(2))-methyltransferase RsmD: protein MTGKIRIIGGQWRGRKLVVPDRSGLRPTGDRVRETLFNWLQFDLAGARCLDLFAGTGALGLEALSRGAALAVFVERDRHLAETLREIAAGWPGGDRMEVVQGDAMRWLADDRRQFDLVFIDPPFAEGLQEKALESLAQGDHLAANARVYVEQGARDPEIEPGTRFELLRSKTLGEVRLTLLASR from the coding sequence ATGACAGGCAAGATCAGGATCATTGGCGGTCAATGGCGTGGACGGAAGCTTGTCGTGCCGGACCGTTCCGGCTTGCGCCCGACGGGCGACCGCGTGCGCGAGACGCTGTTCAACTGGCTGCAGTTCGACCTGGCAGGCGCGCGCTGCCTGGACCTGTTTGCCGGCACTGGCGCGCTCGGCCTGGAGGCCCTCTCTCGGGGGGCTGCCCTGGCGGTATTCGTCGAACGTGATCGGCACCTGGCCGAGACCTTGCGCGAAATTGCCGCGGGCTGGCCGGGCGGAGATCGAATGGAAGTTGTACAGGGGGACGCCATGCGTTGGCTGGCCGATGACCGGCGGCAGTTCGACTTGGTGTTTATCGATCCCCCCTTTGCCGAGGGCCTGCAGGAAAAGGCGCTCGAATCGCTGGCGCAGGGCGATCACCTGGCGGCGAATGCCCGCGTCTACGTCGAGCAGGGCGCCCGTGATCCGGAGATCGAGCCCGGTACGCGTTTCGAGTTGTTACGCAGCAAGACCCTGGGAGAGGTTCGCTTGACGCTTCTTGCCAGTCGTTGA
- the ftsY gene encoding signal recognition particle-docking protein FtsY yields the protein MFSIFKRKKSGQGVESTQVRPVEKAGVDPLEQRLQRTRSNLSGLFGLIGSADRVDEALIEEIETTLLTADLGVAATSRIIDRLRDGLRDGVIDHPSQVLPAVQAELYDLIEPCEGFLSIDPDKKPFVILMVGVNGVGKTTTIGKLARRYLDEGKRVMLAAGDTFRAAAVEQLQAWGERNDVPVVAQASGADTAAVIYDALHSAKSRGVDILIADTAGRLHTQANLMAELSKIIRVMKKIDPEAPHETMLVVDAGTGQNALTQARQFNEAAKLTGITVTKLDGTARGGVLFAIAEEMQIPIRFIGVGETAADLRPFDAGTFVHAILPVQEV from the coding sequence ATGTTCTCCATCTTCAAACGCAAGAAATCCGGCCAGGGGGTCGAGAGCACCCAGGTCCGGCCAGTCGAAAAAGCCGGCGTCGATCCACTGGAACAGCGGCTGCAGCGCACGCGTTCGAACCTGTCGGGACTGTTCGGCCTGATCGGTTCGGCCGATCGGGTCGACGAAGCCCTGATCGAGGAGATCGAAACCACCCTGCTGACGGCTGACCTGGGCGTGGCGGCCACCTCGCGCATCATCGATCGCCTGCGCGATGGCCTGCGCGATGGCGTCATTGACCATCCCTCGCAGGTGCTGCCGGCCGTGCAGGCTGAACTGTACGACCTGATCGAGCCGTGTGAGGGTTTCCTGTCCATCGATCCGGACAAGAAACCCTTCGTGATCCTGATGGTCGGCGTCAACGGTGTCGGCAAGACCACCACCATCGGCAAGCTGGCCCGTCGCTATCTCGACGAGGGCAAGCGCGTGATGCTGGCCGCCGGCGACACCTTCCGCGCGGCCGCCGTCGAACAGCTGCAGGCCTGGGGCGAGCGCAACGATGTGCCGGTGGTCGCCCAGGCTTCCGGCGCCGACACCGCTGCCGTCATCTACGACGCCTTGCATTCGGCCAAATCGCGGGGCGTCGACATCCTGATCGCTGATACGGCCGGACGCCTGCACACCCAGGCCAACCTGATGGCCGAGTTGTCGAAGATCATCCGAGTGATGAAAAAGATCGACCCCGAGGCTCCGCACGAGACCATGCTGGTGGTCGATGCCGGCACCGGCCAGAACGCACTGACCCAGGCACGCCAGTTCAACGAAGCGGCAAAGCTGACCGGCATTACCGTGACCAAGCTCGATGGGACCGCCCGCGGCGGCGTGCTGTTCGCCATTGCCGAGGAAATGCAGATCCCGATCCGATTCATCGGCGTGGGCGAGACTGCTGCCGACCTGCGCCCCTTCGATGCCGGCACGTTCGTGCACGCGATCTTGCCGGTCCAGGAAGTGTGA
- a CDS encoding DUF4824 family protein produces MKFRLPIFAIALVVVVNAFVLAGAAWNRTGEPEAVLELTERELALPYVRGFRQENSGIALSIQLPHQDFDWLDEDKLRTLGVDPDDFGRDRHDRWRQAQRRVHAVLEFDGPAFQRLLEARREEVESKIRAGEGNEAHRDRLRQSVAEMEKSGSRLVVIDAGLDPESLRNRYPDRNRYAVVEAQLSLRTIFRTGKDEPKINSRIGRLLPHRVYVPRRFHAVLEAATASERRRFGEPPSYRVELHWGRRFEPWITDITPLADD; encoded by the coding sequence ATGAAGTTTCGCCTGCCCATTTTCGCGATTGCCCTGGTCGTGGTGGTCAATGCCTTCGTGCTGGCCGGCGCCGCCTGGAATCGCACCGGTGAACCCGAGGCCGTGCTCGAGCTGACCGAGCGGGAACTGGCGCTGCCCTATGTCCGTGGTTTCCGTCAGGAGAACAGCGGTATCGCCCTGAGCATCCAGTTGCCGCACCAGGATTTCGATTGGCTCGACGAAGACAAGCTTCGGACCCTGGGTGTTGATCCCGATGACTTTGGTCGGGACCGTCACGACCGCTGGCGACAGGCACAGCGCAGGGTTCATGCCGTACTGGAATTCGATGGGCCAGCCTTCCAGCGCCTGCTGGAAGCCCGGCGCGAGGAAGTCGAGTCGAAAATTCGGGCAGGAGAGGGCAACGAGGCACATCGTGATCGACTGAGGCAGTCGGTGGCGGAAATGGAGAAAAGCGGGTCCCGCCTGGTCGTGATCGACGCCGGTCTCGATCCCGAATCCTTGCGCAATCGTTATCCCGACCGCAACCGATACGCTGTTGTCGAAGCCCAGCTGAGTCTCCGAACGATTTTCAGGACGGGTAAAGACGAGCCGAAAATCAACAGTCGGATCGGCCGGCTGCTACCGCACCGGGTGTATGTTCCGCGCCGCTTTCACGCGGTCTTGGAGGCGGCCACCGCATCGGAACGTCGCCGCTTCGGTGAACCGCCGAGTTACCGGGTCGAACTGCACTGGGGGCGCCGGTTCGAACCCTGGATTACGGACATCACGCCCCTGGCGGACGATTGA
- the ggt gene encoding gamma-glutamyltransferase, which yields MIRTVNAILIGLLATLAVAAIAEQGPERAAISSSHELATEAGAEILDKGGNAFDAAVAVSAALAVVEPESSGAGGGGFWLLHRASEDVSVMVDGRETAPAAATEDMYLDEAGEVDRDRAVNGALAGGIPGAPAAWVHIAEKYGTLPLSELLAPAIRLAENGFPVDAKYQALINYRAHVMMRWPETAAIFLPGGEVPEIGATIRNPDLAVTLRALAEQGRDGFYSGEVARKLVEGVQAAGGIWTLADFAGYEVAEREPIRTDYRGYELITASPPSSGGIAIAQMLEIVEPFDLAGMSSADRVHLLAEAMRRAYRDRALYLGDPDFVDIPTRMLLSEDYAAGLRTTLRLDRATPSSMLAADPSRLGTESTDTTHFSLMDDQGNIVSATLTVNLPFGAAFAPPGTGVLVNNEMDDFSAKPGEPNAYGLIGFSANAIEPGKRMLSSMSPTIVRGENRTAVIGTPGGSRIITMVLLGILDFIDGNGPESWVSLPRFHHQYLPDEISIERGALDDATIAALEEKGHEVTVRDRTWGNMHGVMWHHDSGELEAAHDPRWASGGAVVVELD from the coding sequence ATGATTAGAACAGTTAATGCCATCCTGATTGGCCTGCTGGCAACGCTAGCCGTCGCCGCAATCGCCGAGCAGGGGCCCGAGAGGGCCGCGATTTCCAGTTCGCATGAACTGGCCACCGAGGCTGGTGCCGAGATTCTGGATAAGGGCGGCAATGCCTTCGATGCGGCAGTGGCGGTCTCGGCTGCGCTGGCCGTAGTCGAACCGGAGTCTTCGGGCGCGGGTGGCGGCGGTTTCTGGTTGCTGCATCGGGCTTCGGAAGATGTCTCCGTCATGGTCGACGGTCGCGAGACCGCACCGGCAGCCGCCACGGAGGACATGTACCTGGACGAGGCGGGCGAAGTGGACCGCGACCGCGCGGTAAACGGTGCCCTTGCCGGTGGTATTCCCGGAGCGCCCGCCGCCTGGGTGCATATCGCCGAGAAATACGGCACGCTGCCGCTGTCCGAGCTGCTGGCGCCGGCCATTCGCCTGGCCGAAAACGGTTTTCCGGTCGACGCCAAGTACCAGGCCCTGATCAACTATCGCGCCCACGTGATGATGCGCTGGCCGGAGACGGCTGCCATCTTCCTGCCCGGTGGCGAGGTGCCAGAGATCGGCGCAACCATTCGCAATCCGGATCTGGCCGTAACCTTGCGCGCGCTTGCCGAGCAGGGGCGTGACGGATTTTACAGCGGGGAAGTGGCGAGGAAACTGGTCGAGGGTGTGCAGGCGGCTGGGGGGATCTGGACGCTGGCCGATTTCGCCGGTTATGAAGTGGCCGAACGCGAACCGATCCGCACCGATTATCGCGGCTACGAGCTGATCACCGCGTCTCCACCCTCGTCGGGTGGCATCGCCATCGCCCAGATGCTCGAGATCGTCGAGCCCTTCGACCTGGCCGGCATGTCGTCCGCCGATCGGGTACACCTGCTGGCAGAGGCCATGCGCCGGGCCTATCGCGATCGCGCGCTCTATCTCGGCGACCCGGATTTTGTCGATATTCCGACCAGGATGCTGCTCAGCGAGGACTACGCCGCCGGACTTCGAACGACGCTGCGGCTCGACCGCGCCACGCCGTCGTCCATGCTGGCCGCCGACCCGAGCCGGCTTGGCACAGAGAGCACGGACACCACGCATTTCTCCTTGATGGATGACCAGGGCAATATCGTCTCGGCAACGCTGACGGTCAACCTTCCGTTCGGGGCCGCTTTCGCGCCGCCGGGCACCGGCGTGCTGGTCAACAACGAGATGGACGATTTCTCGGCCAAGCCGGGCGAACCCAACGCCTACGGCCTGATCGGCTTTTCCGCCAACGCCATCGAGCCGGGCAAGCGCATGCTTTCGTCGATGAGTCCGACCATCGTCCGCGGCGAGAATCGCACGGCCGTGATCGGGACGCCGGGTGGATCGCGCATCATCACGATGGTACTTCTGGGTATCCTCGATTTCATCGACGGCAACGGGCCGGAAAGCTGGGTCTCCCTGCCGCGTTTCCACCACCAGTACCTGCCCGACGAAATCTCGATCGAGCGCGGCGCGCTCGACGATGCGACGATTGCCGCGCTCGAGGAGAAGGGGCACGAGGTGACGGTGCGCGACCGCACCTGGGGCAATATGCACGGTGTCATGTGGCATCACGACAGCGGCGAACTGGAAGCGGCTCACGATCCGCGCTGGGCTTCCGGTGGGGCGGTGGTCGTCGAGCTCGACTGA
- the rpoE gene encoding RNA polymerase sigma factor RpoE has product MGEREVDQELVERVQSGDKRAFDLLVGKYQHKIVSLISRYVSDHAEALDVAQEAFIKAYRAIGRFRGDSAFYTWLYRIAINTAKNHLVAQSRRPPQSDVDAQDAEQFQVDTRLKEQDSPEHNALRAEIEQTINQAIADLPDDLRVAITLRELDGMSYEDIAKTMDCPIGTVRSRIFRAREAIDARLRPLLDNT; this is encoded by the coding sequence ATGGGCGAGCGGGAAGTCGATCAAGAACTGGTGGAGCGTGTACAGAGTGGCGACAAACGGGCCTTCGACCTGCTGGTCGGCAAGTATCAGCACAAGATCGTCAGCCTGATTTCGCGCTATGTCTCCGATCACGCCGAAGCGCTGGACGTCGCCCAGGAAGCCTTCATCAAGGCCTATCGGGCGATCGGGCGCTTTCGCGGTGACAGTGCCTTTTACACCTGGCTCTACCGGATCGCGATCAATACGGCCAAGAACCACCTGGTCGCACAGAGTCGACGACCGCCACAGTCCGACGTTGATGCGCAGGATGCGGAACAATTTCAGGTCGACACGCGTCTGAAGGAACAGGATTCGCCGGAACACAATGCGCTGCGTGCCGAAATCGAGCAGACCATCAATCAGGCCATCGCCGATCTGCCCGACGACCTGCGGGTGGCGATCACGCTCAGAGAGCTTGACGGCATGAGCTACGAAGATATCGCCAAGACCATGGACTGTCCGATCGGTACAGTCCGGTCCCGAATCTTCAGGGCCCGCGAGGCCATCGATGCACGGCTACGGCCGCTGCTGGACAATACATAG
- a CDS encoding quinone-dependent dihydroorotate dehydrogenase produces MYPWLRQGLFLLPPETAHEVALNTLSAGRFIGLPRLLGGCGESKPVELMGLTFPNPVGLAAGLDKNGDHIDALGQLGFGFIEVGTVTPKPQPGNPKPRMFRLPEHEALINRLGFNNKGVDHLVERLKHARYDGIIGANIGKQKDTPVDQAAGDYLTCLDKVYPYCDYVTVNISSPNTANLRELQDTGHLRELLAELTARRDRLATEHDGHRPVLIKIAPDWEDPALNASLEVIGESGIDGVIATNTTLARTGVNGHRHANEVGGLSGAPLRSLADEVLKRARRVLGSDFPIIGLGGITRGEDAAAKQRAGADLVQLYTGFIYRGPALIAECIRAWHLDAPQQRA; encoded by the coding sequence GTGTACCCATGGCTCCGCCAGGGCCTGTTCCTCCTCCCGCCGGAGACGGCACACGAGGTGGCCCTCAACACGCTCTCGGCCGGACGGTTCATCGGGCTGCCGCGGCTGCTGGGCGGCTGCGGCGAATCGAAGCCGGTTGAACTGATGGGCCTCACGTTCCCCAACCCGGTCGGCCTGGCCGCCGGGCTGGACAAGAACGGCGATCATATCGATGCCCTCGGCCAGCTCGGCTTCGGCTTCATCGAGGTCGGCACGGTCACGCCGAAACCACAGCCGGGCAACCCCAAGCCGCGCATGTTCCGGCTGCCGGAGCACGAAGCCCTGATCAACCGGCTCGGCTTCAACAACAAGGGCGTCGATCACCTGGTCGAGCGGCTGAAACACGCCCGCTATGACGGCATCATCGGCGCCAATATCGGCAAGCAGAAAGACACCCCGGTCGACCAGGCCGCCGGCGACTACCTGACTTGCCTGGACAAGGTCTACCCGTACTGCGACTACGTCACCGTCAACATCTCTTCGCCCAACACCGCTAACCTTCGCGAACTGCAGGACACCGGCCACCTGCGCGAACTGCTGGCCGAACTCACCGCCCGGCGCGATCGCCTGGCGACCGAGCATGATGGTCACCGCCCGGTCCTGATCAAGATCGCGCCGGACTGGGAAGACCCCGCGCTGAACGCCTCGCTCGAGGTCATCGGCGAATCCGGGATCGACGGCGTGATTGCAACCAACACCACCCTGGCGCGCACCGGCGTCAACGGCCATCGCCATGCCAATGAGGTCGGCGGGCTCAGCGGCGCGCCGCTCAGATCCCTGGCCGACGAGGTTCTCAAGCGCGCACGCCGTGTCCTCGGCAGCGACTTTCCGATCATCGGACTGGGCGGGATCACACGCGGCGAGGACGCCGCCGCCAAGCAGCGTGCCGGGGCCGACCTGGTGCAGCTCTACACAGGCTTCATTTACCGTGGCCCGGCACTGATCGCCGAATGCATCCGGGCCTGGCACCTCGATGCCCCACAGCAGCGCGCCTGA
- a CDS encoding aldehyde dehydrogenase family protein: MSEHKQLLERLGLKDINPGACFGPGRWSEVREDSLVESINPTDGSVIARVSGASEADYEKVIETAREAADAWRMVPAPERGNAVRLVNDALRDYKDALGSLVSLEMGKIKPEGDGEVQEMIDIGDFALGQSRMLYGKTTHSERPGHRLYEQWHPLGVVGVVTAFNFPVAVYAWNAFISAICGNATVWKPSPKGVLCCAAVQNIINEALADTDYPPVFTSFMEPGNELAGRFIDDKRVNLLSFTGSSQVGRMVGERVAARMGKSLLELGGNNAIILDETADLDLAVPAIVFGAVGTAGQRCTTTRRLIVHESIEEKVTEALVRAYKQVRIGDPLDSKTLMGPLTDENAVKRFEDAVERAKNAGGEILAGGNRIEREGFFVEPTLIKAENEWDIVQEETFAPILYVISYKTLEEAMEKHNNVRQGLSSSIFTTDIRNAEFFLSHKGSDTGIANVNVGTSGAEIGGAFGGEKETGGGRESGSDAWKAYMRRQTNTINWSREMPLAQGIKFEL; the protein is encoded by the coding sequence ATGAGCGAACACAAGCAACTTCTCGAACGACTGGGACTGAAGGACATCAATCCCGGCGCCTGCTTCGGACCCGGCCGGTGGAGCGAAGTTCGCGAGGATAGTCTGGTCGAGTCCATCAATCCGACCGATGGCTCGGTCATCGCGCGCGTCAGCGGCGCCAGCGAGGCCGATTACGAGAAGGTGATCGAGACCGCCCGCGAAGCCGCCGACGCCTGGCGCATGGTGCCGGCACCCGAGCGCGGCAATGCCGTGCGCCTGGTCAACGATGCCCTGCGCGATTACAAGGACGCGCTCGGCTCGCTGGTGTCGCTGGAAATGGGCAAGATCAAGCCCGAAGGCGACGGCGAAGTCCAGGAAATGATCGATATCGGCGACTTCGCACTCGGCCAGTCGCGCATGCTCTACGGCAAGACCACCCACTCCGAGCGTCCGGGCCACCGACTGTACGAACAGTGGCATCCGCTGGGCGTGGTCGGCGTGGTCACGGCGTTCAATTTTCCCGTCGCGGTGTATGCCTGGAACGCCTTCATTTCGGCGATCTGCGGCAATGCCACCGTCTGGAAGCCGTCACCCAAGGGCGTGCTGTGCTGCGCCGCGGTACAGAACATCATCAACGAAGCCCTCGCGGACACCGATTATCCGCCGGTGTTCACCTCCTTCATGGAACCGGGCAACGAACTGGCCGGCCGTTTCATCGACGACAAGCGCGTCAACCTGCTGTCCTTCACGGGCTCGAGCCAGGTCGGCCGCATGGTCGGTGAGCGCGTGGCCGCGCGTATGGGCAAGAGCCTGCTGGAGCTGGGCGGTAACAACGCCATCATCCTCGACGAGACCGCCGATCTCGACCTGGCCGTGCCGGCGATCGTGTTCGGCGCGGTCGGCACAGCCGGCCAGCGCTGCACCACCACGCGCCGGCTGATCGTGCACGAATCGATCGAGGAGAAGGTTACCGAGGCGCTGGTCAGGGCCTACAAGCAGGTCCGCATCGGCGACCCGCTCGACAGCAAAACCCTGATGGGCCCGCTGACCGACGAAAACGCCGTCAAGCGTTTCGAGGATGCAGTGGAGCGGGCGAAAAATGCCGGCGGCGAAATTCTCGCCGGTGGCAACCGCATCGAGCGCGAAGGATTCTTCGTCGAGCCGACCCTGATCAAGGCCGAGAACGAGTGGGACATCGTGCAAGAGGAAACCTTTGCACCGATCCTCTACGTCATTTCCTACAAGACCCTCGAAGAAGCGATGGAGAAGCACAATAACGTGCGCCAGGGCCTGTCTTCGTCGATCTTTACCACCGACATTCGCAATGCCGAGTTCTTCCTCTCGCACAAGGGTTCGGATACCGGTATTGCCAACGTCAACGTGGGCACTTCCGGCGCGGAAATCGGCGGTGCCTTCGGCGGCGAGAAGGAAACCGGCGGCGGTCGCGAATCCGGCTCGGATGCCTGGAAGGCCTACATGCGTCGCCAGACCAATACCATCAACTGGTCGCGTGAGATGCCGCTGGCCCAGGGCATTAAGTTCGAACTGTAG
- the coaD gene encoding pantetheine-phosphate adenylyltransferase, with amino-acid sequence MPQPDYGLAVYPGTFDPMTNGHTDLIARAARLYRQIIVAIAESPHKRPSFGLGDRIGLARQVIEEEGLDNVEVVGFNNLLAHFVVEHNIGVILRGLRAVSDFEYEFQLASMNRHLIEDVETVFLTPAEQYSFISSSLVKEIARLHGDVSRFVHPRVSEALRERYA; translated from the coding sequence ATGCCTCAGCCCGACTACGGTCTCGCCGTCTATCCTGGCACTTTCGACCCCATGACCAACGGTCATACCGACCTGATTGCGCGGGCAGCGCGCCTTTATCGCCAAATTATAGTCGCCATCGCCGAGAGCCCGCACAAGCGGCCGTCCTTCGGACTGGGCGACCGCATCGGTCTGGCCCGACAGGTCATCGAGGAAGAAGGCCTGGACAATGTCGAGGTGGTCGGTTTCAACAACCTGCTGGCGCATTTCGTCGTGGAGCACAACATCGGGGTGATTCTCCGCGGCCTTCGTGCGGTGTCGGATTTCGAGTACGAATTCCAGCTCGCGTCGATGAACCGGCATTTGATCGAGGATGTCGAGACCGTCTTTCTGACGCCGGCCGAACAGTACAGCTTCATTTCTTCTTCGCTGGTCAAGGAGATCGCCCGTCTGCATGGCGATGTCAGCCGTTTTGTCCACCCGCGGGTGTCTGAAGCCCTGCGCGAGCGCTACGCTTGA